In Candidatus Manganitrophus noduliformans, the genomic stretch AAGAGGATCTTTCCAAGATACAGACCGTTCTCGAATCAAAAATGATTCACCAACGCCTGGCCGATCTCGGTTTAAGCCAAGAAGAAATCACTTCCCGGCTGGCGCAGCTCTCCGATCAGGAAGTCCATCAAGTCGCCGGTCAGATCGATTCCCTTTATGCCGGGGGGGACGGGCTCGGGGTGGTGATCGCGCTTCTGGTGATCGCGATCCTCGTGGTGATTCTACTTCAACTGACCGGGCACAAAGTCATCATCACAAAGTAGATCGAATGTGAGCCGACTTCATCGTACGGGGCCTGTTGATGAGATCCAGCCGATTTCTTCCGGGATGATCCCGGTTCTGTTGCGATCTTCTCTGGCGATTCTTTTCTTTGCACTCGTTTCAGCCTGTGCCCCGGCGGGTCAAATGCGTTCTCCCTCCCCGGAGGCGCTTCGGTTAAACGTTCCTTATTTCCCCCAGCAG encodes the following:
- a CDS encoding PA2779 family protein; the encoded protein is MGFRVQLFFKRSLVGYLVIATVVLGLLSAFPTSEGWAMFLPSNQTSSIRQEDLSKIQTVLESKMIHQRLADLGLSQEEITSRLAQLSDQEVHQVAGQIDSLYAGGDGLGVVIALLVIAILVVILLQLTGHKVIITK